A region of Paramormyrops kingsleyae isolate MSU_618 chromosome 17, PKINGS_0.4, whole genome shotgun sequence DNA encodes the following proteins:
- the tmem160 gene encoding transmembrane protein 160, whose product MAAFSWFACGRLSRAVLHVGRRVAHSQPPCPRAPRRWVSESPRVRVGEKGALGKARAAEQPHFTELDKADALMLRKSHETGFLSWFRNGLLATGVGVIAFVQSDVGREAGYAFFILGGVCVSFGAASYVANLFSLRRIMLLSMPAVLINSMVVGSMGLLWLSAVSLYIGRLEVEIIHEEDEEARPPRDCDECGDRRDERHPEDKGRDK is encoded by the exons ATGGCGGCCTTTAGCTGGTTTGCGTGCGGGCGGCTGTCCCGGGCTGTTTTGCATGTGGGCCGCCGGGTCGCGCACAGTCAGCCGCCGTGCCCCCGGGCTCCCCGGCGCTGGGTGAGCGAATCGCCCCGGGTCCGAGTCGGGGAGAAGGGTGCCCTGGGCAAAGCTCGCGCTGCGGAGCAGCCGCATTTCACAGAGCTGGACAAGGCAGATGCTTTG ATGCTGAGAAAGTCCCACGAAACAG GATTCCTCTCCTGGTTTCGTAATGGTCTACTGGCCACAGGGGTTGGTGTAATCGCTTTTGTACAGAGTGACGTAGGCCGAGAGGCTGGATACG CCTTTTTCATCCTGGGCGGAGTGTGCGTGTCGTTCGGCGCTGCTTCCTACGTGGCGAACCTCTTCAGCCTGCGGCGCATCATGTTGCTCTCCATGCCGGCCGTGCTGATCAACAGCATGGTGGTGGGAAGCATGGGGCTGCTCTGGCTCTCCGCCGTCTCCCTCTACATCGGCCGGCTGGAGGTGGAGATCATCCacgaggaggacgaggaggcgAGGCCCCCCAGGGACTGCGACGAGTGCGGGGACCGGCGGGACGAGCGCCACCCGGAGGATAAGGGACGGGACAAGTGA
- the egln2 gene encoding egl nine homolog 1, with translation MESLGCSDLLNESSLSEVGSPSPKQDKIGHRDSVREAEPKLKEVMGLNGYVGSGTKAELLADLASRSVSPGVAVSKKQAKSGLPAYIDGVAPPTASSGGDALAQVPNGHPEKGEAAEGTNCLRLVENGDDKAAHLKGPNCDSPSPPHRRIRDPMVGGASTGTAKAGVEQSSAERKRRRVETDESESETGTTKLPVTDKHPHGAGHRDHSVGCRAAEALATANPAPGARPHATPVQGTSPLSAVAGWSPERIAQQYIVPCMRYYGICVKDGFLGPPLSDRVLEEVETLQQSGKFCGGQLVSQRAIPSRDIRGDQITWVEGREPGCESIGTLMAHIDEAVMYSAMNGQLGNRVINGRTKAMVACYPGNGTGYVRHVDNPNGDGRCITCIYYLNKDWDIKVHGGILQIYPEGRSMVANIEPIFDRLLIFWSDRRNPHEVRPAYAMRYAITVWYFDAKERAEAKEKYRLATGQKGVQVPVTQNSKT, from the exons ATGGAGAGCTTGGGATGCTCTGACCTTTTGAACGAAAGCTCTTTGTCAGAAGTCGGTAGCCCCTCACCCAAGCAGGACAAGATAGGACACAGGGACTCGGTCCGGGAAGCTGAACCAAAACTGAAGGAGGTCATGGGTCTAAACGGTTACGTGGGCTCTGGTACGAAGGCGGAGCTGTTGGCAGATCTGGCCTCGAGATCGGTCTCGCCAGGCGTGGCAGTTTCAAAGAAACAGGCAAAGAGTGGCCTTCCAGCATACATCGATGGGGTGGCGCCCCCTACAGCGAGCAGCGGTGGCGACGCTTTGGCCCAGGTTCCCAATGGCCACCCGGAGAAGGGGGAGGCTGCGGAAGGAACCAACTGTTTGAGGCTGGTTGAGAACGGGGATGATAAAGCAGCGCACCTCAAAGGACCAAACTGTGACTCGCCATCCCCCCCTCATCGGCGGATCCGCGACCCCATGGTGGGAGGAGCCAGTACGGGAACAGCCAAGGCTGGAGTTGAGCAGTCGTCCGCGGAGCGCAAAAGGAGGCGGGTCGAAACCGACGAAAGCGAATCAGAAACGGGCACGACGAAGTTGCCCGTCACGGACAAGCATCCCCACGGTGCAGGTCACAGGGATCACTCCGTAGGCTGCAGAGCTGCCGAGGCTTTGGCCACAGCTAACCCAGCCCCGGGTGCAAGACCACATGCCACGCCAGTGCAGGGCACATCCCCGCTGTCTGCGGTGGCGGGCTGGTCGCCGGAGCGCATAGCGCAACAGTACATCGTGCCCTGCATGCGTTACTATGGCATATGTGTGAAGGATGGCTTCCTCGGGCCGCCGCTGAGTGACCGCGTCCTAGAGGAGGTGGAGACGCTACAGCAGAGCGGCAAGTTCTGTGGCGGCCAGCTCGTGAGCCAGAGGGCCATCCCGTCACGCGACATTCGGGGCGACCAGATCACTTGGGTGGAGGGTCGCGAGCCGGGTTGTGAGAGCATCGGGACCCTCATGGCTCACATCGACGAGGCTGTTATGTACAGCGCCATGAACGGCCAGTTGGGAAACCGCGTCATCAATGGTCGCACCAAG GCAATGGTGGCCTGTTACCCCGGCAACGGTACCGGATACGTGCGTCATGTGGACAACCCGAATGGAGACGGCCGCTGTATTACCTGCATCTACTATCTCAACAAGGACTGGGACATTAAG GTTCACGGGGGCATCCTGCAAATCTACCCCGAAGGACGCAGCATGGTGGCCAACATCGAGCCAATCTTCGACCGCCTGCTCATCTTCTGGTCCGACCGGAGGAACCCACACGAAGTCAGGCCCGCCTACGCCATGCG CTATGCCATCACAGTCTGGTACTTTGATGCGAAGGAGCGGGCAGAGGCCAAGGAGAAGTACCGACTGG CAACTGGGCAGAAAGGTGTTCAAGTGCCTGTCACACAGAACAGCAAGACCTAA